One stretch of Miscanthus floridulus cultivar M001 chromosome 18, ASM1932011v1, whole genome shotgun sequence DNA includes these proteins:
- the LOC136521867 gene encoding extra-large guanine nucleotide-binding protein 3-like, producing MAGAAAGRGDWEDLVRRMFPPGTTIPEAPPNLDYSIALEYDGPDVSYELPRIDPVCLPAIPTAEPVSGPLGLGLGSSGVVPVAPVIGPAAARAHANPRAPGASRPGAAAAHRAAAPPARARRGSSPSAGSAAAARDEDGCSDADDEDEDGSRPPRSSRPAAPEGRRPQVVTFGEPEDSRYESQDFDAGSAEQQYVAVTMPAVERKGRRTCCHRCGKSKWESKESCIVCDARYCGHCLLRAMGSMPEGRKCVTCIGRPIDEAKRSKLGKGSRVLARLLSPLEVRQILKVEKECQANQLRPEQLVVNGFPLHDEEMADLLSCQRPPGNLKPGRYWYDKESGLWGKEGEKPDRIISTNLNFNGKLQPDASNGTAQVFINGREITKIELRILQIAKVQCPRDTHFWVYHDGRYEEEGQNNIKGKIWESPWTRFACALVSLPVPPTNFDATKDEAPYSSRTVPDYLDHKRIQKLLILGSPGAGTSTIFKQAKLLYGNRFTDEELENIKLMIQSNMFKYLGILLEGRERFEEEALAVSNHPSSEGDDPQQDEIKSSSSNSCIYSINAKLKKFSDWLLDIIATGDLDAFFPAATREYAPVVDELWKDPAIQATYKRKDELHFLPDAAEYFLSRAIEVSSNEYEPSEKDVIYAEGVTQGNGLAFIDFTLDDRSPMSEPFGDNHDAYSQPVNKYQLIRVSAKGMNEGCKWVEMFEDVSMVIFSVALSDYDELGAPASGSSRTLMNKMIQSRDLFEATIRQPCFRDTPFVLVLNKYDLFEEKIGRSPLSSCEWFSDFCPLRTHHNNQSLAQQAFYYVAMRFKDLYAASTGRKLFVWQARARDRPTVDEAFRYIREVLRWEDERDAAGYCPEESFYSTTELSSSRLIAAAE from the exons ATGGCGGGCGCAGCGGCGGGTCGGGGCGACTGGGAGGACCTGGTGCGCCGGATGTTCCCGCCGGGGACCACCATCCCGGAGGCGCCGCCGAACCTCGACTACTCCATCGCGCTGGAGTACGACGGGCCGGACGTCTCGTACGAGCTCCCGCGGATCGACCCCGTCTGTCTCCCCGCCATACCCACCGCCGAGCCGGTCtcggggccgctggggctcggcCTCGGCAGCAGCGGCGTCGTGCCCGTCGCGCCCGTCATCGGCCCCGCTGCGGCCCGTGCCCATGCCAACCCGCGGGCGCCGGGGGCGTCACggcctggtgctgctgctgctcaccgTGCCGCGGCGCCGCCTGCGCGGGCGAGGAGGGGAAGCTCGCCGTCTGCcggttcggcggcggcggcgcgggatgAGGACGGCTGCTCCGATGCTGACGATGAGGACGAGGACGGCTCCCGCCCGCCGCGGAGTTCCAGGCCTGCTGCGCCGGAGGGAAGGCGGCCTCAGGTGGTCACCTTTGGGGAGCCGGAGGATAGCAGGTACGAGAGCCAGGACTTCGACGCGGGGTCCGCCGAACAACAGTACGTCGCGGTGACGATGCCGGCGGtcgagaggaaggggaggaggacCTGCTGCCACCGGTGCGGGAAGAGCAAGTGGGAGAGCAAGGAGTCGTGCATCGTCTGCGACGCGCGCTACTGCGGCCACTGCCTGCTCCGCGCCATGGGGTCCATGCCCGAGGGCCGCAAGTGCGTCACCTGCATTGGCCGGCCCATTGACGAGGCCAAGCGCTCCAAGCTCGGCAAGGGCTCCAGGGTACTGGCGCGCCTGCTCAGCCCCCTGGAGGTCAGGCAGATCCTCAAGGTCGAGAAGGAGTGCCAGGCGAACCAGCTCCGGCCTGAGCAGCTCGTGGTCAATGGTTTCCCTCTTCATGATGAGGAGATGGCGGATTTGCTTAGCTGCCAACGGCCTCCTGGGAATCTCAAGCCTGGAAGATACTGGTATGATAAGGAGTCAGGATTGTGGGGAAAG GAAGGTGAAAAGCCAGACAGGATTATTAGCACTAACCTCAACTTTAACGGAAAGCTTCAGCCTGATGCTAGTAACGGCACTGCTCAGGTTTTCATTAACGGACGGGAAATTACAAAGATTGAACTGAGAATTCTACAG ATTGCAAAAGTCCAATGCCCCCGTGATACTCACTTTTGGGTTTACCATGATGGCCGCTACGAGGAAGAAGGACAAAACAATATCAAAGGGAAAATATGGGAGTCA CCTTGGACACGTTTTGCGTGCGCCTTGGTTTCACTACCTGTGCCTCCTACAAACTTTGATGCGACAAAAGATGAAGCCCCATATTCATCGAGAACTGTACCTGACTACTTAGATCACAAAAGAATACAAAAGCTTCTTATTCTTGGATCACCTGGAGCTGGAACAAGCACCATATTTAAGCAG GCTAAGTTGTTATACGGCAATAGATTTACTGATGAGGAACTTGAGAATATCAAATTAATGATCCAAAGCAACATGTTTAAGTACCTGGGGATTCTGCTTGAGGGCCGTGAGCGCTTCGAGGAAGAGGCTTTGGCTGTATCAAATCACCCAAGCTCAGAGGGTGATGATCCTCAGCAAG ATGAAATTAAATCTTCAAGTTCTAATTCTTGCATCTACTCGATAAATGCAAAGCTGAAGAAGTTTTCTGATTGGCTTCTGGACATCATTGCAACGGGAGACCTAGATGCATTCTTTCCTGCAGCTACCCGTGAATATGCTCCAGTCGTTGATGAGTTGTGGAAAGATCCTGCCATTCAAGCAACATATAAAAGAAAGGATGAATTGCATTTTCTCCCTGATGCTGCTGAGTATTTCTTGAGCAGG GCTATTGAAGTATCAAGTAATGAATACGAACCATCAGAGAAAGATGTAATATACGCCGAAGGAGTAACACAAGGGAATGGATTGGCCTTCATTGATTTCACTTTGGATGACCGGAGCCCTATGTCAGAACCCTTCGGTGACAATCACGATGCATACTCTCAACCAGTAAACAA ATACCAGCTGATTAGAGTAAGCGCCAAGGGCATGAACGAGGGCTGCAAGTGGGTGGAAATGTTTGAGGATGTTAGCATGGTGATCTTCTCCGTAGCGCTCAGCGATTATGACGAGCTTGGAGCACCAGCGAGCGGCAGTAGTAGGACACTCATGAATAAGATGATTCAAAGCAGGGACTTGTTTGAAGCTACAATCAG ACAGCCGTGCTTCCGTGACACGCCGTTCGTGCTGGTGCTGAACAAGTACGACCTGTTCGAGGAGAAGATCGGTCGGTCGCCGCTGTCGTCGTGCGAGTGGTTCAGCGACTTCTGCCCGCTTCGGACGCACCACAACAACCAGTCGCTGGCGCAGCAGGCGTTCTACTACGTGGCCATGAGGTTCAAGGACCTGTACGCGGCGAGCACGGGGCGGAAGCTGTTCGTGTGGCAGGCGCGCGCCCGCGACCGCCCCACCGTCGACGAGGCCTTCCGCTACATCCGGGAGGTGCTCCGATGGGAGGACGAGCGCGACGCCGCCGGCTACTGCCCCGAGGAGTCCTTCTACAGCACTACCGAGCTCAGCTCGTCCCGCCTCATCGCCGCCGCAGAGTGA